GGTTGCGAAACCACACTGGCGCCGCGGGGATGCACCTGTGCTGAACGCACCCGGTCCGTGACCGTTCATGTCGCCGCCCAGGAAGCACTTGCCTAAACCGCCCTTCCGTTGGACCGTGGCCCAAACCGGCGAAAAACAGCCGGACCTAGGGAGAACGAACATGGCGGACGTGGTCTGCGCCTGGGGCCTCAGCGCGGTTGAGGCGTGGCGTGATCGGGCTTCGGCCCTTGTGATTGTCGATACCCTGACCTTCTCGACGACGGTCAGCGTCGCCGCCGACCGCGGCGTGCGCGTCATTCCCTACGGCTGGGGCGAGGACTTCTGGGCCGCCGCCGCCGCGAAGAAGGCCGATGCTCAACTCGCCGGGCCGCGCGGCGGCGACACGCCCAACCTGTCGCCTGGCAGCGTCGCCGCGATGACCTCCGGATCTCGGCTGCTCCTGCCGTCGCGCAATGGCGGCGCGCTGTCTGTCGCCGCGGGCATGGGCTCGGCCGCTGTCTTCTGCGGCTCCCTGCGCAACGTCAGCCTGGTCGCGCAGGCCGCCAGCGAAGCGGCCGGCGGCGGGACCATCGCCATTATCGCCGCGGGTGAGATCGTGCCTGACGCCGGCTTCCGACCAGCCATCGAGGACTGGTTCGGCGCCGGCGCGATCATCGAGATTCTGCACGCCGAAGGGCGCGAGGAGGACGCCAAGGCCCAGCTCGCCCGCCTCGCCTATGAGGCGGCCGCCAACCAGCTTGAGGCGGTCATGCGCGACAGCCTGTCCGGTCGCGAAGTCACCGAGCGTGGCTTTGAGGGCGACGTCGATTTCGCACTGCAGGTCGATCAGGGATTGACCGCGCCGCGACTGGTCGATGGGGTGTTCGAACCGGGCGTCATCGCCCGCGCGCCCGTCGCCCGGAGAAATCCGACCGTCGCGGATGCAGGGTTCACCCTGGCGCAATAGACGCCAGGCTACAGGTGAGGACGGCGATGAAGCTTGAAGGCGGCTGCTATTGCGGCGAAGTGCGTTACGTCGCCGAAGGCGAGCCGGCGCTCCGCGCTCAGTGCCATTGTCGGGAATGCCAATACATGACGGGCGGCGGCCCGAATTTCTTCCTGGCCATGCCGGCTGATGGGTTCGTCTACAAGAAAGGCGAGCCCAGGCGCTTCACACGCAGCGACATCGAAAACCCCGTGACCCGCGAGTTTTGCCCCACCTGCGGGACGCACCTGGCCACCAAGATAACCGGCCGGCCGATCGTCATCGTCAAGGTCGGCACGTTGGACGACCCCGCCCAGTTCGGCGAGCCGCAGCTCGCGATGTTCACCATCGACAGGCAAGCCTTCCACCACATTCCCGACGACCTGCCGGCCTATGAGCGTCGCCGCACCTAGGGACGCCTTCTGATCGTCGGCGCGTTGGTCAGAAAATCTGCGGATGGCGGGTGGCGATCGTCGCCCTAAGCTGCGCCAACGCACACAAATGTAAGGAGACGCACGGCATGTGCGACGAGCGCGACGACGGCCCTGGCGCCTACACGGAACAGAACCGTCGCGGTTACCTGAGGATTGCTTCGGGCGGCGTCGCCGGCGCCGTCGGCGCGGGCGCGGCCTCCGCCGGCGTTGAGGAACGCGCGGTCAAGATCACGACTCCGGACGGCGAGGCCGACGCGGCCCTCTTCGTGCCCAAGGGCGCTGGCGCGAAGCCCGGCGTGATCTACTGGCCCGACATCTTCGGCCTGCGACCGGCGGCCAAGGATATGGGTCGCCGGCTGGCTGGCGACGGCTATGTCGTGCTGGTGGTGAATCCCTTCTACCGCGGCGGCGAAGCTGAGGAGCTTTCGGCGAAGGCGGCCGGCTTTGAAGGCTTCATGCAGAAGGTCGGCTTCTTCCGCGACTTCCGCATGGCCATGAGCGGCGAGGCGGTGGCTGCGGACGCCAAGGCCTATGTCGATTTCCTCGACGCCTTGCCCGAAACCTCGGACGCCAAGGTCGGCGTGCAAGGCTACAGCATGGGGGGCGCGCTGGCCTTCATGACGGCGGGCGCAGCGCCCGACCGGGTCGGCGGGGTCGCCAGCTTCCATGGGGGCGGGCTGACCACCGACCAGCCGAGCAGCCCTCACCTCATCATCGGCAAGACTGACGCCGCCTACCTGGTCTGCGTCGCCAAGAACGACGACGAGAAGGAGCCGCAGTCCAAAGACATCCTGAACGCGACCTTCGAGGAGACCGGCAAGACCGGCTCCGCCGAGGTCTATGCCGCTGACCACGGGTGGTGCGTGCCGGACATGCCCGCCTACGACCAGGCCGAGGCTGAACGCGCCTGGGCCAACCTGCTGGAAACCTACAAGGCCGCCCTCGTCTGAGGGCGCCGAAACCCCAATCCGGAGACCGACGCATGTGCGAAAAAGATGACTTGGGCCTGATCAGCTACAACGACGTCACCCGTCGCGGCTTCACGGCCATGGCCGCGGGCGGCATCGCCGCGGCGGCCGGCGCGGGCGCTGCTGTGGCGGCCGCGGCCGTCGAGGAACGCAACGTCATGGTGAAGACCCCCGATGGCGAATGCGACGCGGCGCTGTTCCTGCCGCAAGGCCTGGGCGCAAAGCCCGGCGTGGTCTTCTGGCCCGACATCTTCGGCCTGCGCCCGGCGATGCGCGACATGGGCCGCCGCCTGGCTGGCGAGGGCTACGTCGTCCTCGTGGTGAACCCCTTCTATCGCGGCGGCGACGCCGAGAGCATCGCCGCCAAGGCCGCCCCGCTCACCGATCGCATGGAAAAGATGAAGGTCTTCGGCGCCGAGCGCGCCAAGCACACTGACGACGCCATCGCCAGCGACGCCAAGACCTTCGTCGCCTACCTCGACGCGCTCGCTGAGACCTCTGACGCCAAGGTCGGCGTTCAGGGCTATTGCATGGGCGGTCCGCTATCCTTCCGCACGGCCGCGGCGGTCCCTGCCCGTATCGGCGCGGTGGGGAGCTTCCATGGGGCCGGCCTGACCACCGACCAACCCAACAGCCCGCACCTGCTGGTCGCCAGCACGGACGCGACCTACCTCGTCTGCATCGCCAAGAACGACGACGGGAAGGATCCCCAGTCCAAGGTCATCCTCACGGAGACCTTCGCCAAGACCGGCAAGTCCGGCACGGTCGAAGTCTACGGCGGCGACCACGGCTGGTGTGTTCCCGACAGCGCCGTCTACAACCAGGGCGAAGCCGAACGCGCCTGGGGCAACCTGCTCAAGACGTACAAGACCGCCTTGGTCTGAATTCGCCTTTGATCCCGGAAGCCGCGCAAGCGGCGTCCGGGATCCTGGGGCCGCCGCAGGGCGCTTCAGCTGTTGAACGTTTCATAGAGGTCCAGCCAGAGCGGGTTGGCTTCTTCAATGCGCCTGATCTTCCACGCGCGACGCCAGCGCTTGATCCGCTTCTCAGCGGTGATCGCCTCGTCCGCCGTTGGAAACTCTTCGTACCAGACCAGTCGGGTCACCCCATGGCGCGCCGCGAACCCATCGCCCTCGCGCTGCTGGTGTGTCCAGACCCGCCGCGACAGATCGCCCGTGACGCCCGTATAGAGCGTTCCGTTTCGCTGGCTGGCGAGGATGTAGACGTAGAAGCTGCGTTCCACCGCCCTGCAGAACCCTCCTGGGTCCCGGGCCTCCGCTTCGCTCCGCCCGGGATGACGGAGAAATATAGACTGTCATCCCGGAAGCCGCGCAAGCGGCTGTCCGGGACCCAGGGGCCGCCGCAGGGCGCCTAGCCCAACCCCCGCACCCAGGCTGGCAGTTCGCTGATCGCGCCCAGCTCGACGAACCGTGGATGACCCTCCGGCGCATCAGCGACTTCGTGGGCCCAGATCAGAGGATAGGGCACATAGGCCGCCGCGGCCCCGGCCCCGAGCGCGGGCAGGATGTCCGACTTCATCGAATTGCCGCACATCACTGCGGCCTCAGGCCCCGTCCCGTGCCGCGCGAAGATCCGCGCATAGGTGTCGACACGCTTTTCGCTGACGATCTCCACGCCGCTGAACAGGTCGCCCAGGCCGGAGGCCGCCAGCTTCTGCTCCTGGTGCAAAAGGTCGCCCTTGGTGATCAGCACGAGGCGGTAATCCTGGGACAGCTCATCCAGCGCTTCGGCCACGCCCGGCAGGGGCTCGGCCGGATGAGCCAGCATCTCGCGGCCGGCCGCCAGGATCTCGGCCACCACCCGCGGCGGCGCCTGGCCCTCCGTCAGCTCCATGGCCGTCTCGATCATCGACAGCGTGAAGCCCTTCACCCCATAGCCGTAGAGCGCCAGGTTCCGCCCCTCGATCTCCGCCAGCCGGGCTTCGATCACGGGCGTTTCAGCCACCTCGGTCAGCAGGCCGCAGAACCGATCGTGGGTCAGCCGGAAGATGGTTTCGTTGTGCCAGAGGGTGTCGTCGGCGTCCAAGCCGACCGTCAGGATGCGCATGGCCGCTAGATACCCGCATTGACCGGGCCGGACCTAGTCATTACCTACGCGACCGTTTGCGAAAAGGCGTCTCGGAGTCGAACCTCCTGGCCGCCTTTTTTTGAGCCTGTTACCTTCCCGCCCGCAGCCTTGATGAGGATCCGCCGATGAGCCGCGAACTGGCCCCCGGAACAACTGGCGTGCTCGTGCTGGCGGACGGAACTGTCCTGCAAGGGCTCGGCGTCGGCGCGGTCGGCGAGGCGGTCGGCGAGGTTTGCTTCAACACCGCCATGACCGGCTACCAGGAGATCCTCACCGATCCCTCCTACATGGCCCAGATCGTCGCCTTCACCTTCCCCCACATCGGCAATGTCGGCGTGAACACCGAAGACGTCGAGCAGATGTCGGGCGCTGCGGAGACATCGGCTCGGGGCGCGATCTTCCGCGACCTGCCGACGGATCCGGCCAACTGGCGCGCCGAGTCGACGCTCGCCTCCTGGATGACGCGGCGCGGCGTCGTCGGCCTCTCCGGCGTCGACACCCGCGCGCTGACCCGCAAGATCCGCGAGAACGGCATGCCCCACGCCGTCATCGCCCACAGCCCCGACGGCGTCTTCGACCTCGACGCGCTCGCCGCCAAGGCCCGCGCCTGGGCCGGCCTCGAAGGGCTTGACCTCGCCAAAGACGCCTCCTGCCTCCAGCCCTTCGTCTATGACGAGGGCCTCTGGGAATGGGGTGAAGGCTACGCCAAGCCCGGCGCCGTGAAATACGAAGTGGTCGTCCTCGACTACGGCGTGAAGCGCAACATCCTGCGCGCCCTGACGTCCGTCGGCGCCCGCGTCACCGTGGTGCCGGCCTCGACCACCGCCGAGGAGATCCTCGCCCGCAATCCCGACGGCGTCCTGCTGTCCAACGGTCCTGGAGATCCCGCCGCCACCGGCCTCTACGCCGTGCCGGAGATCCAGAAGCTGGTTGAGAGCGGTACGCCGGTCTTCGGCATCTGCCTCGGCCACCAGATGCTGTCGCTGGCGCTCGGCGCCAAGACCCGCAAGATGGACCAAGGCCACCACGGCGCGAACCACCCGGTGAAGGACCTCACCACCGGCAAGGTCGAGATCGTCTCGATGAACCACGGCTTCACCGTCGACCGCGACAGCCTGCCCGAACCCGTCACCGAGACCCACGTCTCGCTCTTCGACGGCACCAACGCCGGCATCGCGCTCAAGGGCAGGCCGGTCTTCTCGGTCCAGCATCACCCGGAGGCCTCGCCCGGCCCCACGGACTCCCTCTACATCTTCGAACGCTTCGCCCAGCACATGGACGCCAGGAAGGCCGGCTGAGGGCGAACGCCTATGACCAAATACCTCATCTCCTTCCCCAGCGAAGCCATGGCGCTGACCCGCGAAGAGTTCCCGATCGTCGCGGCCGAGGCGCGTGCGGTGATCGAAGAGGCTAAGTTCGCCGGGGTCTATGTGTTCGGCGGCGGGATCAACGAACAGGTCGAGCCCGTGCGGGTCGCCGCCGGCGGGACGGTGTCGCCGGATATCTATCCAGGCAGCCGTCTCAAGGGCGGCTTCACCGTGCTTGAGCTGGCGACACGCGAAGAAGCCATCGTCTGGGCTGGAAAGATCGCCGCCGCCTGCCGTTGCGCCCAGGAACTCCGCGAGTTCATGTACGACCCCGCAAGCTAGGCGCGCGCCTTCGATGAAGATCGCCATCGGCGCCGACCACGCGGGCTACGCCTACAAGCAGCGGATCATCGCCCACCTGCGCGCCGCCGGCCACGCAGTCACCGACTTCGGGACGCACGCCGAGGCCTCGGTCGACTATCCGCGGTTCATCCGGCCGGTGGCCGAGGCCGTGGCCCGGGGCGACCACGACCGGGGCATCGTCCTCGGGGGATCCGGCAACGGCGAGGCGATGGCCGCCAACCGGGTGAAGGGCGTTCGCTGCGGGCTCTGCTGGAACACAGAATCCGCCCGCCTCACGCGCCTGCGCAACGACGCCAACGTCCTGTCCCTCGGCCAGCGCATGATGACCGTGGAGATGGCGCTCGAGATCGTCGACGTCTTCCTCGCCACCGACTTCGAAGGCGGTCGGCACGTCGCGCGCATCGCGCAACTGGACGCCTGAGCGGCGAACCTTTCAGCCGCGATACGGCGCCAGATTGCGGCGGATGCGGTCCAGCACCGGTTCATCCGCCGGCGGCGCCTCGAAGGCCTGGCCGGTGATCGCCTCGAACGCCTGGATGTAGACCTGCGAGGTCGCCGCGATCATATCGGCCGGAATCTCCGGGATCGGATCGACGTAGGGATCGACCTGCCCCGCCACCCAGCTGCGCACGAAGTCCTTGTCGAAAGAGTCCGGTCGTTCGCCCGCGGCGAACTTCGCGGGGTAGGTCTCAGCCATCCAGTAGCGGCTGGAATCGGGCGTGTGGATCTCGTCGGCCAGCAGGATCTGGCCCGCCGCGTCCGTGCCGAACTCGTACTTGGTGTCCACCAGGATCAGCCCCCGCTCGGCGGCGAGCGCCTGGCCACGGGCGAACAGCGCCAGCGCATAGACCGAGACCGTCTCCCACTGACCCTCGGTCAGCAGCCCCTGCGCCAGAATCTCGTCCGGCGTCAGCGGCGCGTCGTGGCCGGCGTCGAAGGCCTTGCTCGTCGGCGTGATGATCGGCTGCGGCAGGCGCTGGTTGTCGCGCAGGCCGTCGGGAAAGACATGCCCGTACATGCTGCGCTGGCCCTGCTTGTAGAGGGTCAGGATCGACGTCCCCGTCGTCCCCGCCAGATAGTCGCGCACGACGATCTCGACCGGCAGGATCGTCAGCTTGCGCCCCACCACCACATTCGGGTCGGGATATTCCAGCACGTGGTTCGGGCAGATGTCGGCGGTCCGGTCGAACCAGTAGCGCGCCATCTGGGTCAGCACCTGGCCCTTGTGCGGAATGGCCGCCAGCACCCGGTCGAACGCGCTCAGGCGGTCTGAGGCGATGATGATCCTGCGCCCGTCCGGCAGGTCGTAATTGTCACGGACCTTGCCGCGATAGTGGTTCGGCAGGTCAGCGAAGGTGGCGTCGGCCAGGGCGGCTTGAGCGATAGGCGTCATGTCCCGGTATCGGCGCCACGCCGGGCGCCGTCAAGGTCTAGGCCTTCGCGGGCTTCGCCAGGCCCAGCAGCACCGCGCCGCAGAGGGCCGAAACCAGCGACCCGCACAGCACGCCGACCTTCACCTCGTCTTGCAGCTCCGGGTTCGGGAAGGCGAGCAGGCCGATGAACAGGCTCATGGTGAAGCCGATGCCGCACAGCAGGGCGACGCCATAGAGCTGCAACCAGGATGCGGCCGCGGGCAGCGTCGCCAGCCTCAGCCTGATCGCCAGGGCGGCCGCGCCGAACACACCCGCCTGCTTGCCGATGAAGAGGGCGAGCGCCACGCCCAGGGTCACAGGCTCGAGCAGCACGCCCGCGCTCATCCCCGCGAACGACACCCCGGCGTTGGCGAAGCCGAAGACGGGCACGATCAGGAACGCGACCCAACGGCTCAGGCCATGCTCCAGCCGATGCAACGGCGAAGCCATGTCATCGGGCGCCGCCTTGGACCGGCGCAGCGGGATCGTCAGGGCCAGCACCACCCCCGCCACCGTCGCGTGCACCCCCGAAAGCAGAACCAGCCACCACAGCACGCCGCCCAGGGCCAGATAGGGCGCCAACCTGGCGACTTTCAGCCGGTTCAGGCCGATCAGCAGCAGGGTGACGACACCCGCCCCGCCGAGCGCCAGCAGGTTCAGCTCGGCGGTGTAGAAGACGGCGATCACCGCCACCGCCGCCAGGTCGTCGACGATCGCCAGGGTGGCGAGGAACACCTTCAAGCTCGTCGGAACCCGCGAGCCCAGCAACGATAGCACGCCCAGGGCGAAGGCGATGTCCGTCGCCGTCGGGATCGCCCAGCCGCGCAGGGTCTCGGCCTGGCCTGCGTTGATCGCCGCATAGATCAGGCCGGGCACGACCACGCCGCCCGCCGCGGCGATCCCCGGCAGCGCGCGATTGGCCCAGGTCGATAGCTGCCCGTCCAGGAACTCCCGCTTGATCTCCAGGCCGACGAACAGGAAGAACAGGGCCATCAGCCCGTCGTTGATCCAATGCAGCACGTGGAGCGGGCCGAGCGACATATGGAGGAGTGCGAAGTAACCCTGCGCCAACGGCGAGTTGGCGACCACGAGCGCGAGCGCCGCCGCCCCCATCAGCAACAGCCCGCCCGCCGCCTCGCTTTCAAGCAAGGCGCGCAGGACCGAAGGACGACGACTGGACGGCCTCATGGCGCGGCTCCCCACGCTGGCGGCCCGACCAGCGCGAAACCTGACCGGCCAAGATGGCCGAGCACCCATTCTGGCTATCGCATCGGAAAGCGCGGGGCGGCAAGGGCGGCCGTGGTCGGCGCAGCGTTCACCGCGCTCGCGCGTTCCCTGATGCGGGCAAGCTTAGGCATACGGCCGCGCCAAAGCTGAACGGCCCGATAGCACACCTCAGGAGCATGCATGACCAGGGCAGCGAGCCAAACCAAGCAGACGGAAGCGAAGGCCACGGCGATTGCGCAGGCGCGCGCCGTGGCGCCGGGCGTGCCGGCTCGGATCGGCTCGACACCCGCCACGAAGTATCGCGGAAACCCCGCAATTTTCGGGCGCCTGGTCGAGGATCACGACAAGCACCGCGCGCTCCTGGCGATGATCGACGCCACCAGCCCCAAGGATCCTGCGCGAAAGGCCCTGTTCGAAGAATTCGTCCGCGACGTTCACGGCCATGCTGCGGCGGAAGAGCAGGCGCTGTGGTCCACCGTCATGCGCAACCCCGAGACCACCGAGTTCGCGCGCCACGCGGTCGGCGACCATCACAAGCTGGACAAGCTGATGGCGGATGCAGCAGCCCGCGACATCGAAGCGGCGGGCTGGCTCACTCACTTCGCCGTGCTCAAGGAAGAGTACCTTGAGCACATCCTCGAAGAAGAGACCGAGCAGTTCGTCGAGGCGGAGAAGACCCTGTCCGACGAGGACCAGCGCTACATGCACAAGGTGTTCAATCGCCGCAAGAAGGCCGAAAAGGCCGCCGCGGTGATCGAGCAGAAGATCGCCCTGAAGCCAATCGCGTAGCGTCGGCGATCCACCGATACCGTTGAAGAGGTCGCCGTTCGGCCGGCGTGTATTACGGCCGCAGTTTTCCTGGGAGCCCTTTGGTCCCGGCCAGGGCCGGCGGCGGGACCAGCTTGGCGAGCTTGCGTAGGTTCTGAGCGGTGGCGGCGAGGTGGAACTCGTCTCGGGCGCCTTGAGGACCGCGAAGCCGCAGGCGGTCGAGCCTGAGGATGCGCTTGAGGTGGGCGAACAGCATCTCGACCTTCTTCAGCCGACGATCAACATCCGGATCAACCGCTCAGGGTCGATCAAGGGGCGGCCAATCGAGCTGTAGAACGGCGCGACATGGGCCCCACGCCGTCCAGATCGACAGCTCGGAGCATGTGATCGCCAGGAACGTGGCGATCGAGCGAGAACGTGTAGAACAGCTCCGCCTGGTCGATCCGTCGTTCGCCCACCATCGCCAGCACTCCCGTCTGACAGGAGTGAATCAGCACCGAGTCAGCCGTTCAACCGACCTTTTTCAACGAAATCCACCCGTTGCGGCCATTCGCCCTCCCAGCAGCCGGCCCCCGCTCGCAACGGCCGAGGATTCCCCGCGCCCGCACCGCGTTAGGACGTCCTGGAACCGTATCGTTAGGCGGGCGAAAGACGCCCCCGCCCCCTAGACCGACGCCAGCTTGCCCACCGCCGCGATCGGGCCGGACGGGCCCTCCTGCTTCGAGCCCCCTAAAGGCTCCACCGACACGGCGATCGCCGAGCCGGCGGTCATCATCGGCTGCATGTCCTGCGCCATCGGCACCATGGCCGAGGCGCCGGGCGCAATGAAGCCGATGGGCCTGGGCTTGCCGTCGCCGGGGATCACCCACAGCTGGTGCACGTGATCCGGATCGGTTCCGGGGGGCACGAGCGAGGTGACCAAGAGGCCTTTGCGTTCCGGATCATAGGCGGCGACGAACAGCGCGCCACCGGCCGGCGCGGCCAGACTCGCGCTCATCAACGGGCCGGGCGTCGGCTGGCCCTGCACCATGACCACGGGCGGCCGGTTCACCACCTGCACCGTAAGCGCCAGGCTGGCGGCGGTCGCCATCAGGGCTCCGATCGTCGCCGTCCGCCAGAAGACCACAGCCCCCCGTCGCCGTCGATCGTCGCTTCGCCGGTCCTCGTTGGCCGGCAAGCGCCGCTCGACGGCCGGCCACAGGGTCTCCGGCGCCGCCAGAGACGGCACGGTCGCCAGGATCGGGGCCAGCCGTTTGCGCCAGGCCTCGATCAGGGCGGCGAAGGCCGGCTCCTGCACGGCGCGCGCCTCCACGGCGGCGCGTTCGGCGTCGGTCAGGACGCCGAGCGCGTGCTCGGCGGCCAGGGCTTCGTCGCCCGAAAGTTCAGGACCCTCGCTCATTGCTCCAGGCACCCCTTCAGACGGGCGAGGCCGCGCCTGATCCAACTCTTCACTGTGCCGAGCGGCGTATCCATGCGCAGCGCCAGGGCCTCATAGGTCACGCCCTCGAAAAAGGCCGTCCGGATCACCTCGCGGGTGCGCTCATCCAGCTGGTTCAGGCAGGCCTCCAGCTGGCGCGCGTCATCGGCTGCGCCGACCAGAGCCTCGGCCCCCGGCGCGTCATCGGCCAGCTCGAAATTATCGATCGGATCGCGTCGTGACGCCGGGCCGCGGGCGCGCAGCCGGTCGATGGCGCGGTTGCGGGCGATGGCGGAGATCCAGGCCATGACGCTCGCCCGGTTCGCATCGAAGCGGTCGGCGCGGCGCCAGATCGTGACATAGACATCCTGCAGCACGTCCTCCGCCTCCTCGCGGTCGGAGAGGATACGAAGGCACAATCCAAAAAGCTTCGAAGATGACGCCTCGTACAATTGTCGCAGGGCGGCGCGGTCGCCCTCGGCGACACGCGCCATCAGCGGCGCGAGCGCATCTGGGGGGCTGGGCGTCACGGTTTCACGGGTCGCATGACGGTGGCGGCCGCGCCCGGCGGGAGGATGTCGGTCACCCGCATGACGACCGGGCCCGCGGCGCTCGCCGTCGCCTCATGCCAATGGTCTGTGCTGTCCACGACCCATTGGCCGGCATGGAATTCAAGCGGCGCGCCCCCGTCCGGGAAGGTCACCTTCAGGTCGCCCGAGACGATCTGCACCACGCGCAGATAGTCGTGCTTGTGCGCCGGCAGCGTAGCGCCGGCCGGCACGGTGACTTCGCTCACCCGTACTTCAAGCGGGGCCGGCGTCGCGGTCAGCGGACCGCCGGTGAGGGTCGCCGTGATGGTCGCCAACGGCTTGGCAGGGGGAATGGCGACCGCCTGCGCGGGAGTGGACTGTGCCGGCGCCGGCTGGGCGAGCGCGGGCGCGGCGACCAGCGAGAGGGCGATCAGGGCGGGGACGTGACGCTTCATCATCCGCACACCATGGCGGAGGTTTGCGCCCGTGGCGAGATCGCTGTTAGGCGGCGGCCGGCGTCGCGGCGGCGCGCCGAGGCCGGGTCGCGGCGCGGCGAGCCTGGGTCTGGGCGTTCTTAGCCGCGCGGCGCTCGTTGTAGGCTTCTTCCAGCACCGGCACCATTTCGGCCGCCTCGGCGGCCCGCTTCGCGTCGCCTGAGTCGCGCAGTCTGACGGCGTTGGCCAGGAACGTCTTGATCTCGTCGTCGCTGAGGCCGGGGATGCGTTCGGCGAGGGTCATGGCCTGCGTCTTCCGTTGAAGCGGCCAGGGCGCCGCACCCCTTGGAAAGGGCCCAAGGCCCGGGTTTGTTGCATTGCATCTGCGGTTATTCACAGCCGATTGGGCCCTGGATTGCTTGCGAAGCCGGGTTTGGCGCACTAAACCGCGGCCTTAACCTGCATGGCTGACCGGATCGGGCGCGTCCCCAAGGCGCGGCCGCCCTTGCGCGCGAAAAGAACGATGCCCAAACGCACCGACATCTCCTCCATCCTGATCATCGGCGCCGGCCCCATCGTCATCGGCCAGGCCTGTGAGTTCGACTATTCCGGCGTCCAGGCCTGCAAGGCGCTTCGCGCCGAGGGCTACAGGATCGTCCTGGTCAATTCGAACCCGGCGACGATCATGACCGATCCGAATGTCGCCGACGCCACCTACATCGAGCCGATCACGCCGGAGATGGTCGCCAAGATCATCGAGAAGGAACGCCCCGACGCGCTCCTGCCCACCATGGGCGGCCAGACCGCGCTCAACACCGCCCTCGCCCTGGAAGCTAGCGGCGTGCTGGAAAAGTTCGGCGTCGAGATGATCGGCGCCAAGGCCGACGTCATCGACAAGGCTGAGGATCGCCAGAAATTCCGCGACGCCATGGACAAGCTGGGCCTCGAAAGCCCCAAGTCCAAGGCGGCCCACACCATGGAAGAAGCGCTTGAAGGCCTGGAGTTCGTGGGCCTGCCGGCGATCGTGCGCCCGTCCTTCACGCTCGCCGGCACCGGCGGGGGCATCGCCTACAACGCCCAGGAATTCCGCGAGATCGTCGAGCGCGGCCTGGACCTTTCTCCCACCACAGAGGTCCTGATCGAGGAAAGCGTGCTGGGCTGGAAGGAGTATGAGATGGAGGTCGTCCGCGACAAGGCGGACAACTGCATCATCGTCTGCTCCATCGAGAACATCGACCCGATGGGCGTCCACACCGGCGATTCCATCACCGTCGC
This is a stretch of genomic DNA from Phenylobacterium immobile (ATCC 35973). It encodes these proteins:
- a CDS encoding 2-phosphosulfolactate phosphatase; amino-acid sequence: MADVVCAWGLSAVEAWRDRASALVIVDTLTFSTTVSVAADRGVRVIPYGWGEDFWAAAAAKKADAQLAGPRGGDTPNLSPGSVAAMTSGSRLLLPSRNGGALSVAAGMGSAAVFCGSLRNVSLVAQAASEAAGGGTIAIIAAGEIVPDAGFRPAIEDWFGAGAIIEILHAEGREEDAKAQLARLAYEAAANQLEAVMRDSLSGREVTERGFEGDVDFALQVDQGLTAPRLVDGVFEPGVIARAPVARRNPTVADAGFTLAQ
- a CDS encoding GFA family protein, which produces MKLEGGCYCGEVRYVAEGEPALRAQCHCRECQYMTGGGPNFFLAMPADGFVYKKGEPRRFTRSDIENPVTREFCPTCGTHLATKITGRPIVIVKVGTLDDPAQFGEPQLAMFTIDRQAFHHIPDDLPAYERRRT
- a CDS encoding dienelactone hydrolase family protein, with amino-acid sequence MCDERDDGPGAYTEQNRRGYLRIASGGVAGAVGAGAASAGVEERAVKITTPDGEADAALFVPKGAGAKPGVIYWPDIFGLRPAAKDMGRRLAGDGYVVLVVNPFYRGGEAEELSAKAAGFEGFMQKVGFFRDFRMAMSGEAVAADAKAYVDFLDALPETSDAKVGVQGYSMGGALAFMTAGAAPDRVGGVASFHGGGLTTDQPSSPHLIIGKTDAAYLVCVAKNDDEKEPQSKDILNATFEETGKTGSAEVYAADHGWCVPDMPAYDQAEAERAWANLLETYKAALV
- a CDS encoding dienelactone hydrolase family protein, whose amino-acid sequence is MCEKDDLGLISYNDVTRRGFTAMAAGGIAAAAGAGAAVAAAAVEERNVMVKTPDGECDAALFLPQGLGAKPGVVFWPDIFGLRPAMRDMGRRLAGEGYVVLVVNPFYRGGDAESIAAKAAPLTDRMEKMKVFGAERAKHTDDAIASDAKTFVAYLDALAETSDAKVGVQGYCMGGPLSFRTAAAVPARIGAVGSFHGAGLTTDQPNSPHLLVASTDATYLVCIAKNDDGKDPQSKVILTETFAKTGKSGTVEVYGGDHGWCVPDSAVYNQGEAERAWGNLLKTYKTALV
- a CDS encoding GIY-YIG nuclease family protein, translated to MERSFYVYILASQRNGTLYTGVTGDLSRRVWTHQQREGDGFAARHGVTRLVWYEEFPTADEAITAEKRIKRWRRAWKIRRIEEANPLWLDLYETFNS
- a CDS encoding HAD family hydrolase gives rise to the protein MRILTVGLDADDTLWHNETIFRLTHDRFCGLLTEVAETPVIEARLAEIEGRNLALYGYGVKGFTLSMIETAMELTEGQAPPRVVAEILAAGREMLAHPAEPLPGVAEALDELSQDYRLVLITKGDLLHQEQKLAASGLGDLFSGVEIVSEKRVDTYARIFARHGTGPEAAVMCGNSMKSDILPALGAGAAAAYVPYPLIWAHEVADAPEGHPRFVELGAISELPAWVRGLG
- the carA gene encoding glutamine-hydrolyzing carbamoyl-phosphate synthase small subunit, with the protein product MSRELAPGTTGVLVLADGTVLQGLGVGAVGEAVGEVCFNTAMTGYQEILTDPSYMAQIVAFTFPHIGNVGVNTEDVEQMSGAAETSARGAIFRDLPTDPANWRAESTLASWMTRRGVVGLSGVDTRALTRKIRENGMPHAVIAHSPDGVFDLDALAAKARAWAGLEGLDLAKDASCLQPFVYDEGLWEWGEGYAKPGAVKYEVVVLDYGVKRNILRALTSVGARVTVVPASTTAEEILARNPDGVLLSNGPGDPAATGLYAVPEIQKLVESGTPVFGICLGHQMLSLALGAKTRKMDQGHHGANHPVKDLTTGKVEIVSMNHGFTVDRDSLPEPVTETHVSLFDGTNAGIALKGRPVFSVQHHPEASPGPTDSLYIFERFAQHMDARKAG
- a CDS encoding YciI family protein; amino-acid sequence: MTKYLISFPSEAMALTREEFPIVAAEARAVIEEAKFAGVYVFGGGINEQVEPVRVAAGGTVSPDIYPGSRLKGGFTVLELATREEAIVWAGKIAAACRCAQELREFMYDPAS
- the rpiB gene encoding ribose 5-phosphate isomerase B, producing MKIAIGADHAGYAYKQRIIAHLRAAGHAVTDFGTHAEASVDYPRFIRPVAEAVARGDHDRGIVLGGSGNGEAMAANRVKGVRCGLCWNTESARLTRLRNDANVLSLGQRMMTVEMALEIVDVFLATDFEGGRHVARIAQLDA